The Etheostoma cragini isolate CJK2018 chromosome 15, CSU_Ecrag_1.0, whole genome shotgun sequence genome window below encodes:
- the ddx39ab gene encoding DEAD (Asp-Glu-Ala-Asp) box polypeptide 39Ab, whose protein sequence is MAENDVDSELLDYEEDEEPQGAPESAVPAGKKEVKGSYVSIHSSGFRDFLLKPELLRAIIDCGFEHPSEVQHECIPQAILGMDILCQAKSGMGKTAVFVLATLQQIEPVDGQVSVLVMCHTRELAFQISKEYERFSKYMSSVKAAVFFGGMVIRKDEEVLKKNCPHIVVGTPGRILALIRNKTLNLKNVKHFVLDECDKMLEQLDMRRDVQEIFKITPHEKQVMMFSATLSKEIRPVCRKFMQDPMEVFVDDETKLTLHGLQQYYCKLKDSEKNRKLFDLLDVLEFNQVVIFVKSVQRCIALAQLLVEQNFPAIAIHRGMAQEERLSRYQQFKDFQRRILVATNLFGRGMDIERVNIVFNYDMPEDSDTYLHRVARAGRFGTKGLAITFVSDETDAKTLNDVQDRFEVNVAELPDEIDISSYIEQSR, encoded by the exons ATGGCAGAGAATGATGTTGATAGCGAGCTGCTCGACTATGAAGAAGACGAAGAGCCCCAAGGAGCGCCCGAGAGTGCGGTCCCCGCCGGCAAGAAGGAGGTCAAGGGTTCCTACGTGTCCATCCACAGCTCCGGCTTCAGAGACTTTCTGCTCAAACCAGAGCTGCTCCGTGCAATCATCGACTGCGGGTTTGAGCATCCGTCTGAAG tccAGCATGAATGCATCCCACAAGCCATCCTGGGCATGGACATCCTGTGCCAAGCCAAGTCTGGAATGGGGAAGACGGCTGTGTTTGTGCTGGCCACGCTGCAGCAGATCGAACCTGTTGATGGACAG GTGTCCGTGTTGGTCATGTGCCACACGCGAGAGCTGGCCTTCCAGATCAGTAAAGAGTACGAGCGGTTCTCCAAGTACATGTCCTCGGTGAAGGCGGCCGTGTTCTTCGGGGGCATGGTCATCAGGAAGGACGAGGAGGTCCTGAAGAAGAACTGTCCCCACATCGTGGTCGGGACCCCCGGCCGCATCCTCGCTCTCATCCGCAACAAGACGCTCAATCTGAAGAACGTCAAGCACTTCGTCCTGGATGAGTGCGACAAAATGTTGGAGCagctag ACATGAGGCGTGACGTGCAGGAGATCTTCAAGATCACGCCCCATGAGAAGCAGGTCATGATGTTCAGCGCCACGCTGAGCAAAGAGATCCGGCCCGTCTGCCGCAAGTTCATGCAGGAC CCCATGGAGGTGTTCGTGGACGACGAGACCAAGCTGACGCTACACGGCCTGCAGCAGTACTACTGCAAGCTGAAGGACAGCGAGAAGAACCGCAAGCTCTTTGACCTGCTCGACGTGTTGGAGTTCAACCAG GTGGTGATCTTTGTCAAGTCAGTGCAGCGCTGCATCGCTCTGGCCCAGCTTCTGGTGGAGCAAAACTTCCCTGCCATTGCCATCCACAGGGGAATGGCTCAGGAGGAGAG GCTGTCTCGCTATCAGCAGTTTAAGGACTTCCAAAGGCGGATCCTGGTGGCCACTAACCTCTTTGGCCGAGGAATGGACATTGAGCGCGTCAATATCGTCTTCAACTACGACATGCCAGAAGATTCTGACACCTATCTGCACAGG GTCGCCCGTGCTGGCAGGTTTGGAACCAAAGGCCTGGCTATCACCTTCGTGTCGGACGAGACGGACGCCAAGACGCTGAACGACGTCCAGGACCGGTTTGAAGTCAACGTGGCGGAGCTGCCGGACGAGATCGACATCTCCTCTTACA TCGAGCAGTCCAGATGA
- the si:ch211-106h11.3 gene encoding CCN family member 1 encodes MNPSNPHKTPKGELNQRHTRTWSGFRRREESLDLTVDVPVPSAKAEGRSCEYNGRIYQNGENFHAGCKHQCTCIDGAVGCVPLCPSHVPLASPSCPAPQLVKVPGQCCLTIDCHKGTPLVPPVRRRPQPPAYPPYPFIPYPAHPFPKPYPKAYRKLYPYRPKKEKDTLGNELVEGGGRRWDKPRGNKRLAAWKQVADQCAVQTTSWSQCSRSCGMGVSSRVTNDNARCKLIKETRLCNIRPCSSMSVPAKVRNVC; translated from the exons ATGAATCCTTCAAACCCACACAAGACCCCCAAGGGAGAGCTGAACCAGCGGCACACCAGGACCTGGTCTGGGTTTAGACGGCGGGAGGAATCACTTGATTTGACCGTGGACG TTCCTGTCCCCTCAGCGAAGGCAGAGGGCCGCTCGTGCGAGTACAACGGGCGGATTTACCAAAACGGCGAGAACTTCCACGCCGGCTGCAAGCACCAGTGTACCTGCATCGACGGGGCGGTGGGCTGCGTGCCCCTTTGCCCCAGCCACGTGCCGTTGGCGTCCCCCTCCTGCCCGGCGCCGCAGCTGGTCAAGGTGCCGGGCCAGTGCTGCCTCACCATCGACTGCCATAAGGGAACCCCCCTGGTGCCCCCCGTGCGGCGCCGACCCCAGCCCCCGGCGTACCCGCCCTACCCGTTCATCCCCTACCCGGCACACCCCTTCCCGAAGCCGTATCCCAAAGCTTACCGGAAGCTGTACCCCTACAGACCCAAGAAGGAGAAGGACACCCTGGGGAACGAGCTGGTGGAGGGGGGCGGGCGCAGGTGGGACAAGCCACGTGGCAACAAGCGCCTGGCGG CCTGGAAACAGGTGGCGGATCAGTGTGCGGTCCAGACTACGTCCTGGTCCCAGTGTTCCCGGAGCTGTGGGATGGGCGTCTCCTCTCGGGTTACCAATGACAATGCCCGCTGTAAGCTGATCAAGGAGACGCGTCTGTGCAACATTCGGCCCTGCAGCTCCATGTCTGTGCCAGCCAAGGTGAGGAATGTGTGCTAA